One window of the Salvelinus fontinalis isolate EN_2023a chromosome 2, ASM2944872v1, whole genome shotgun sequence genome contains the following:
- the LOC129827304 gene encoding aconitate hydratase, mitochondrial-like, with the protein MASYCMTVTRLRLVLGEGARRLHVSAAFNAKAKVAMSRFEPGTSISYEKLHENIDIVRKRLNRPLTLSEKIVYGHLDDPVGQDIARGRTYLRLRPDRVAMQDATAQMAMLQFISSGLPKVAVPSTIHCDHLIEAQIGGVEDLKRAKEVNQEVYNFLATAGAKYGVGFWKPGSGIIHQIILENYAYPGVLLIGTDSHTPNGGGLGSICIGVGGADAVDVMAGIPWELKCPNVIGVKLTGSLSGWTSPKDVILKVAGILTVKGGTGAIVEYHGPGVDSISCTGMATICNMGAEIGATTSVFPYNHRMKTYLNKTGRSDIAALADEHKDDLVPDKGCKYDQVIEINLSELKPHINGPFTPDLAHPVSEIGAVAEKNGWPLEVKVGLIGSCTNSSYEDMGRAASLAKQALDKGLKCKAAFTVTPGSEQIRATIERDGFSKILRDVGGVVLANACGPCIGQWDRKDVKKGEKNTIVTSYNRNFTSRNDANPATHAFVTSPEIVTALAIAGTLKFDPETDYLTAANGEKFKLEPPNGDELPARDFDPGQDTYQHPPAESGSIMVDVSPTSTRLQLLEPFDKWNGKDLEDLQVLIKVKGKCTTDHISAAGPWLKFRGHLDNISNNMLIGAINIENDAVNKIKNRLTGEYGGVPDVARHYKANGLSWVVVGDDNYGEGSSREHAALEPRHLGGRVILVKSFARIHETNLKKQGMLPLTFADPTDYDKIRPDDKISITGLATFAPGKPLKGVVKHGDGSQDIITLNHTFNENQVEWFHAGSALNRMKELQ; encoded by the exons ATGGCGTCCTACTGTATGACTGTCACTCGGCTTCGG CTTGTCCTTGGAGAAGGGGCAAGGCGCCTCCATGTTTCGGCAGCCTTCAACGCCAAAGCCAAGGTGGCCATGAGCCGCTTTGAGCCTGGCACCAGCATCAGCTATGAGAAGCTGCATGAGAACATCGACATTGTGCGCAAGAG GCTCAATCGCCCCCTCACCTTGTCGGAGAAGATTGTGTACGGTCACCTGGATGACCCTGTGGGGCAGGACATCGCCAGGGGCCGCACTTACCTGCGTCTGCGTCCAGACCGCGTGGCCATGCAAGATGCCACAGCCCAGATGGCCATGCTACAGTTCATCAGCAGCGGCCTGCCCAAGGTGGCCGTGCCCTCAACCATCCACTGTGACCACCTGATTGAGGCGCAGATCGGAGGCGTCGAGGATCTAAAGAGGGCCAAG GAAGTGAATCAGGAGGTTTACAACTTCCTGGCGACAGCTGGAGCCAAATATGGGGTTGGCTTCTGGAAACCAGGCTCTGGAATCATTCACCAG ATAATTCTAGAGAACTATGCCTACCCAGGAGTCCTGCTCATTGGCACAGACTCCCACACACCTAATGGGGGCGGCCTGGGCTCCATCTGCATCGGAGTGGGTGGTGCTGACGCTGTGGACGTCATGGCTGGTATCCCATGGGAGCTCAAGTGTCCCAAT GTGATTGGAGTGAAGCTGACTGGTAGTCTATCGGGCTGGACCTCTCCCAAGGATGTTATCCTGAAGGTGGCTGGGATCCTGACAGTGAAGGGGGGCACTGGAGCCATCGTGGAGTACCATGGCCCAGGCGTCGACTCCATTTCCTGCACCG GTATGGCAACTATCTGCAACATGGGAGCTGAAATTGGGGCCACCACCTCTGTTTTCCCCTACAACCACCGCATGAAGACTTACCTGAATAAGACTGGACGTTCAG ACATTGCTGCCCTGGCTGACGAGCATAAGGATGACTTGGTCCCTGACAAAGGCTGCAAGTACGACCAGGTCATTGAGATCAACTTGAGTGAG CTGAAGCCCCATATCAACGGGCCCTTCACTCCTGACCTGGCCCACCCAGTGTCTGAGATTGGTGCTGTGGCTGAAAAGAACGGCTGGCCCCTGGAGGTCAAAGTGG GTCTGATTGGCAGCTGCACCAACTCCAGCTATGAGGACATGGGCCGCGCTGCTTCCCTGGCCAAGCAGGCCCTAGACAAAGGCCTGAAGTGCAAGGCTGCGTTCACAGTCACCCCCGGCTCTGAGCAGATCCGCGCCACCATCGAGAGGGATGGCTTT TCTAAGATCCTGAGGGATGTGGGTGGAGTGGTCCTTGCTAATGCTTGTGGACCCTGCATTGGCCAGTGGGACAGGAAGGATGTGAAGAAGGGGGAGAAGAACACTATTGTTACTTCCTACAACAGGAACTTCACTTCCAGGAATGATGCCAACCCTGCCACTCATGCTTTCGTCACATCCCCTGAG ATTGTCACAGCCTTGGCCATCGCTGGTACCCTGAAGTTCGATCCTGAGACTGACTACCTCACTGCGGCCAATGGTGAGAAATTCAAGTTGGAGCCACCCAATGGCGACGAGCTGCCTGCCCGTGACTTTGACCCCGGCCAGGACACCTACCAACACCCCCCTGCTGAGAGCGGCTCCATTATGGTGGACGTTAGCCCGACCAGCACCCGCCTGCAGCTGCTGGAGCCCTTTGACAAGTGGAACGGCAAGGACCTTGAGGACCTGCAAGTGCTGATCAAg GTGAAAGGCAAGTGCACCACAGACCACATCAGCGCCGCTGGCCCCTGGCTCAAGTTTCGCGGTCACCTCGACAACATCTCCAACAACATGCTCATTGGAGCAATCAATATTGAGAACGACGCGGTCAACAAGATCAAGAACCGGCTGACGGGAGAGTACGGGGGCGTGCCTGACGTGGCTCGCCACTACAAG GCTAACGGTCTGTCGTGGGTGGTTGTGGGGGATGACAACTACGGGGAGGGCTCGAGCAGAGAGCACGCAGCCCTGGAGCCCAGACACCTGGGAGGCAGGGTCATCCTTGTCAAGAGCTTTGCCAGGATCCACG AGACCAACCTGAAGAAGCAGGGCATGCTGCCCTTGACCTTTGCCGACCCCACCGACTATGACAAAATCCGTCCCGATGACAAGATCTCCATCACAGGCCTCGCAACCTTTGCCCCCGGCAAG CCCCTGAAGGGAGTGGTGAAGCACGGTGACGGCAGCCAGGACATCATCACCCTGAACCACACCTTCAACGAGAACCAGGTCGAGTGGTTCCACGCTGGCAGCGCCCTCAACAGGATGAAGGAGCTTCAGTAA
- the LOC129827312 gene encoding protein Tob2-like, translated as MHLEVKVALNFIVSYLYNKLPRRRADLFGEELERILLSRYEGHWYPEAPLRGSAFRCLHLGAPRDPVVELAARRSGLDTDEVRANVPPELSVWIDPYEVSYQIGEKGAVKVLYLEDPSGLGGEGEMVELVIGVSKGDMEVEEAKSLGFNPEAQVFVPIGAQISPVLLPSLSSSPTPLSASSCPVIFSYPSSSTPTNPTAHSNTSTPSPPSGALPYLPSQQPTTALPSTRLPLQPITFTTASFAATKFGSTKMKKCGGSGSAGGSGVGMPPPQRMLACSPTNISPPGLLKHKPLSVSLHSLGAQIPSQLSPNAKEFVYPASPGPVYFDNDAPPILPHSSPFQLPHPAHSHPSFDPFSSPPPGPAVDIIGGSGGISYIEKPSFVEGIGGYNLQYPSQAFQPVVLAN; from the coding sequence ATGCACCTAGAGGTAAAGGTAGCTCTGAATTTCATTGTGTCCTACCTGTACAACAAACTGCCCCGTCGTCGTGCTGACCTCTTCGGGGAGGAGTTGGAGCGGATACTGTTGTCGCGCTATGAAGGCCACTGGTACCCTGAAGCTCCTCTGCGGGGCTCTGCCTTCCGCTGCCTGCACCTAGGGGCCCCCAGGGACCCAGTGGTGGAGCTAGCTGCGAGGAGAAGTGGACTGGACACAGATGAAGTGCGTGCCAATGTCCCCCCTGAGCTGAGTGTGTGGATCGACCCCTATGAGGTGTCCTACCAAATCGGGGAGAAGGGAGCCGTTAAGGTCCTGTACTTGGAGGATCCATCCGGTTTAGGTGGGGAAGGCGAAATGGTGGAATTAGTAATTGGAGTGAGTAAAGGGGACATGGAGGTAGAGGAGGCCAAGAGCTTAGGGTTCAACCCTGAGGCCCAGGTGTTTGTTCCAATTGGAGCCCAGATATCTCCAGTTCTGCTTCCTTCCCTCTCCAGCTCACCCACACCTCTCTCGGCTTCATCCTGCCCAGTGATTTTCAGCTATCCTAGCTCCAGCACACCCACGAACCCAACGGCCCActctaacacatccacaccttcCCCTCCAAGTGGGGCACTCCCTTACCTCCCCTCTCAGCAGCCAACGACTGCACTGCCCAGCACCCGTCTACCGCTGCAGCCCATCACCTTCACCACGGCCAGTTTCGCCGCCACAAAATTTGGCTCCACCAAGATGAAGAAGTGTGGCGGTTCCGGATCGGCTGGCGGCTCGGGTGTAGGCATGCCCCCGCCACAGAGGATGCTCGCCTGTTCCCCCACCAACATCTCTCCCCCAGGGCTGCTGAAACACAAGCCCCTCTCAGTCTCCCTGCACTCCCTGGGGGCTCAGATCCCCAGCCAGCTCTCCCCTAATGCCAAAGAGTTTGTTTACCCGGCATCCCCAGGGCCCGTATACTTTGACAACGATGCTCCGCCCATACTACCACACTCAAGCCCCTTCCAGCTCCCTCACCCCGCCCACTCCCACCCCTCATTTGACCCATTCTCCAGTCCCCCACCTGGTCCAGCTGTTGACATCATCGGTGGTAGCGGTGGGATTTCTTACATTGAGAAGCCCTCATTTGTGGAGGGGATAGGGGGGTATAACCTGCAATATCCCAGCCAGGCCTTCCAGCCGGTGGTGCTGGCCAACTAA
- the LOC129827357 gene encoding thyrotroph embryonic factor-like — MDIPPPNILEGDDEIEKKKLCSADNGEAGVGGASGGTGGTGIGGVSASLTPAIWEKTIPYDGETFHLEYMDLDEFLQENGIPVTLEEELQRSLAQVETKGTRPPFTTSDTETVTLTLEPAEQEKEEEDGDDEDAVSGFEAAEVEVSKNKKEGKSADRLTPTPIDPEDIEVDINFQPDPTDLVLSSVPGGELFNPRKHKFSDEDLKPQPMIKKAKKVFVPTEQKDDKYWSRRKKNNVAAKRSRDARRLKENQITVRASFLERENAALRQQVAELRKDCGRCKNIMSRYEAKYGPL; from the exons ATGGACATTCCCCCACCTAATATTCTAGAAGGCGACGATG AAATAGAGAAGAAGAAGTTGTGCTCTGCTGATAATGGCGAGGCCGGTGTTGGAGGGGCCAGTGGTGGGACTGGAGGTACCGGCATTGGAGGGGTGTCCGCCTCCCTTACGCCTGCCATCTGGGAGAAGACCATCCCCTATGATGGGGAGACCTTCCACTTGGAGTACATGGACCTGGATGAGTTCCTGCAGGAGAATGGCATCCCAGTCACCCTAGAGGAGGAGCTGCAGAGGAGCCTGGCCCAGGTGGAAACCAAGGGGACAAGACCCCCTTTCACCACCTCTGACACAGAGACTGTCACACTCACCTTAGAGCCAGCTGAACAAGAGAAGGAAGAAGAAGATGGGGACGATGAAGATGCTGTGTCTGGGTTTGAAGCAGCGGAGGTTGAAGTGTCTAAAAATAAAAAAG AGGGGAAGTCTGCAGACCGACTCACACCCACTCCCATCGACCCGGAGGACATTGAGGTGGACATCAACTTCCAGCCGGACCCCACAGACCTGGTGCTGTCCAGTGTGCCTGGGGGTGAGCTGTTCAACCCACGCAAACACAAGTTCTCTGACGAGGACCTCAAACCACAGCCCATGATCAAGAAGGCCAAAAAGGTCTTTGTGCCCACTGAGCAGAAG GACGATAAATACTGGTCGAGGAGGAAGAAGAACAATGTGGCAGCCAAACGTTCACGTGACGCCCGGCGGCTGAAGGAGAACCAGATCACAGTGCGCGCTTCGTTTCTGGAGAGGGAAAATGCTGCTTTGCGGCAACAAGTGGCTGAGTTGCGTAAGGACTGTGGTCGCTGCAAGAACATCATGTCCCGATATGAAGCCAAATACGGACCATTGTAA